One segment of Trichlorobacter ammonificans DNA contains the following:
- a CDS encoding hybrid sensor histidine kinase/response regulator yields the protein MDRITRHPALVLVTLLVAGMAGNWFRFNLFFNVELVFGSIFSLLILQLLGWRRGVPAALLIGSVTWTVWHHPWAMVIGTAEVAVTAWLMQRRKLSLVSADAVFWLLLGAPLVFLGYHLVMQVPLENVTLIMFKQGINGITNALTARLLYFGYVHSGKRELIPKRELIASLLVLFAVVPSLVLLAIESRQHLHEADRDIRTRLQSAGSRVGTTLSGWLDGKERILLYLAGTALSHSPERMQVYLDRFRTIDPSFLSMAYVNRADVVAAVSPRTGAGNPAAVGTVVDQMPFLSKLRETLQPRLSGMVTTRTGEAAPTVLQLAPVVRNGRYDGYISGALSLEHIRSVIAANAEGHRMQYTMLDDSGRVVFSSRGDLKPLQGFRRSAGVVEQFDGGMIFRKPTDKPFASPLGVWNLSAYEISIPVGPHHEWQVVLEQPLAPYQEILYRHFSERFLYQTLFVLLALLVAELLSRALLEATQQLRMLTSSLPDRLSDGGTAIEWPWSGIEENNHLIGNFKDVAETLSHTFHEIKTLNESLEHRVEERTRELDEARRTAEEASRAKSTFLATMSHEIRTPMNGVIGMTNLLFDTGLNPVQKEYATLIRSSGHNLLRLINDVLDLSKIESGTLEFSREPFDLPGLVAGVTAPLALQAQARGLQLDSRIDPSVPPVLVGDAGHLGQVLINLLSNAIKFTRSGSVRLLVDREQPPGQPSHVRFSVIDSGIGIPADKVKDIFKPFTQADASTARKFGGTGLGLAIARQLVERMGGEITVSSMVGVGSTFNVILPLESPPPSGVAAAREKGREERRMPLPPAGKCRLLMAEDEPINRMVASAYIERMGHHVDLVENGVQAVEALRQAHYDLVLMDCVMPEMDGFTATAIIRDPASGVVNRDVIVVALTANALSDDREKCLAAGMDDYLAKPFDQADLEMVLARNLKASPGRGDGIPDNVIEELKVCR from the coding sequence ATGGATCGTATCACCCGCCACCCCGCGCTTGTTCTCGTCACCCTCTTGGTGGCAGGCATGGCGGGGAACTGGTTCAGATTCAACCTGTTCTTCAACGTCGAACTTGTCTTTGGCAGCATTTTCTCCCTGCTGATCCTGCAACTGCTGGGGTGGCGCCGCGGCGTTCCGGCAGCCCTGCTGATCGGCAGCGTGACCTGGACGGTCTGGCATCATCCCTGGGCCATGGTGATCGGAACCGCGGAGGTGGCGGTCACTGCCTGGCTGATGCAGCGCAGGAAGCTGTCGCTGGTGTCGGCGGATGCGGTGTTCTGGCTGCTGCTGGGCGCCCCCCTGGTCTTTCTGGGGTACCACCTGGTGATGCAGGTGCCGCTGGAGAACGTGACGCTGATCATGTTCAAGCAGGGGATTAACGGCATCACCAATGCCCTGACTGCCCGCCTGCTTTATTTCGGCTATGTTCACTCCGGCAAGCGCGAGCTGATCCCGAAGCGGGAGCTCATTGCCAGCCTGCTGGTGTTGTTCGCGGTGGTGCCCTCGCTGGTACTGCTGGCCATAGAAAGCCGTCAGCACCTGCATGAAGCCGACCGGGATATCCGTACCCGGCTGCAGTCTGCCGGATCGCGGGTCGGTACGACGCTTTCCGGCTGGCTGGACGGCAAGGAGCGTATCCTGCTCTACCTGGCCGGAACGGCCCTCAGTCACAGCCCGGAACGGATGCAGGTCTATCTGGACCGCTTCAGGACCATTGATCCGTCGTTTCTCAGCATGGCCTATGTCAACCGGGCCGACGTCGTTGCTGCCGTTTCACCGCGAACCGGTGCGGGGAACCCGGCAGCCGTCGGTACGGTCGTCGATCAGATGCCGTTCCTGTCGAAACTGCGGGAAACGCTGCAGCCGCGGCTCAGCGGCATGGTCACGACACGGACCGGAGAAGCAGCGCCCACTGTCCTGCAACTGGCACCGGTGGTGCGCAATGGTCGCTATGACGGCTACATCAGCGGCGCGTTGAGCCTGGAGCATATCCGTTCCGTTATTGCCGCCAATGCCGAGGGGCACCGCATGCAGTATACGATGCTGGATGACAGCGGCAGGGTTGTCTTCAGCAGCCGTGGGGACCTGAAGCCTCTGCAGGGGTTCAGGCGGTCTGCGGGAGTGGTAGAACAGTTCGACGGCGGGATGATATTCCGGAAGCCGACAGATAAGCCGTTCGCCTCGCCCCTGGGGGTCTGGAATCTGTCAGCCTACGAGATCAGCATCCCGGTTGGCCCCCATCACGAATGGCAGGTGGTGCTGGAACAGCCGCTTGCCCCCTATCAGGAAATACTGTACCGGCACTTCAGCGAGCGTTTTCTCTACCAGACCCTGTTTGTGCTGCTGGCCCTGCTGGTTGCCGAACTGCTCAGTCGCGCCCTGCTGGAGGCGACCCAACAGTTGCGGATGCTCACCAGCAGCCTGCCGGACCGTCTTTCCGATGGCGGCACGGCTATCGAGTGGCCCTGGAGCGGCATCGAGGAAAACAATCACCTGATCGGAAACTTCAAGGATGTTGCCGAAACCCTGTCCCATACCTTCCACGAGATCAAAACACTGAATGAGTCTCTGGAACATCGTGTCGAGGAGCGGACGCGCGAGCTGGACGAGGCCCGTCGCACCGCCGAGGAGGCCAGCCGGGCCAAGAGCACCTTCCTGGCCACCATGAGTCACGAAATCCGCACGCCGATGAACGGTGTCATCGGCATGACCAATCTGCTGTTCGACACCGGCCTGAACCCGGTGCAGAAAGAGTACGCCACCCTGATCCGCAGCAGCGGGCACAACCTGCTACGCCTGATCAACGACGTGCTGGACCTTTCCAAGATCGAGTCCGGCACCCTGGAGTTTTCCCGTGAGCCCTTCGACCTGCCCGGTCTGGTTGCCGGAGTTACCGCACCGCTGGCGCTGCAGGCCCAGGCCCGGGGGCTGCAGCTCGACAGCCGGATCGACCCCTCCGTGCCGCCCGTGCTGGTGGGCGATGCCGGACACCTGGGGCAGGTGCTGATCAACCTGCTGAGTAACGCGATCAAGTTCACCCGCAGCGGGTCGGTACGGTTGCTGGTCGACAGGGAACAGCCGCCGGGACAGCCGTCGCATGTCCGCTTTTCCGTCATCGACAGCGGTATCGGGATTCCCGCCGACAAGGTGAAGGACATTTTCAAGCCCTTTACCCAGGCCGATGCATCCACGGCGCGGAAGTTCGGGGGTACCGGCCTGGGCCTGGCCATTGCCCGGCAACTGGTGGAGCGGATGGGAGGCGAAATCACGGTTTCCAGTATGGTGGGGGTGGGCTCAACCTTCAATGTGATCCTGCCCCTTGAGTCACCGCCGCCCTCCGGCGTCGCGGCAGCGCGGGAAAAAGGACGGGAGGAGCGGCGAATGCCGTTACCTCCCGCAGGAAAGTGCCGTCTGCTGATGGCCGAAGATGAGCCGATCAACCGGATGGTGGCATCGGCCTACATTGAGCGCATGGGGCACCATGTCGACCTGGTGGAAAACGGCGTGCAGGCGGTTGAAGCGCTGCGGCAGGCCCATTACGACCTGGTGCTGATGGACTGTGTCATGCCGGAGATGGATGGGTTCACGGCTACCGCCATTATCCGGGACCCCGCCTCCGGCGTGGTGAACCGTGACGTCATTGTCGTCGCCCTGACCGCCAACGCCCTTTCCGATGACCGGGAGAAATGCCTGGCTGCGGGCATGGACGACTATCTGGCCAAGCCGTTCGATCAGGCTGATCTTGAAATGGTACTGGCAAGAAACCTGAAGGCATCCCCCGGACGGGGCGACGGAATCCCTGACAACGTGATCGAGGAGTTGAAGGTATGTCGTTGA
- a CDS encoding GAF domain-containing protein, producing the protein MSLKRRSIIIGVCLVALIGVWGMLALHLFHDCRQAIAAVESTAAIPARAVDGHGVNSGHTIGNLLVALLFSCLIVVATRLLLRSEWRSSATRAELSELSRSFVTLLEHTTDFICFKDREGRFIYCSQPMARITGHRHWREMIGKHAREVFPEEMARIYEEEEAAVFANGLPLLNRVDPYFDEQGRRGWVNTNKWPLFDEQGQVNGIFGISRTVTEQHRRELIMQARLRLLEYSFSHTLDDLLRKVLDEAELLTDSRIGFFHFFDEDGNNLHLQAWSTATVTPFCSAEAKGQHYPLEKAGVWADCARERRPVIHNDYPALPNGHGLPDGHVPVRRELTVPLVRDDRVVAVIGVGNKPDNYTDDDVAAVTQLADVTWEIVLARRAQDALQEAKQAAEDANVAKSRFLATMSHELRTPLNGIIGMAAVMLETEPQGERRTRLEIIRSCALSLLEIISDVLEFARLEAHKVELEISPFNLATELHESVEMLRYQAEQRGLTLQYYQHAGLPAMLLGDAGRLRQVIVNLVGNAIKFTTTGKIDLTVQPGEVRDGRVRVDVAVADSGIGMSPEQCATIFEPFVQAGDNTGRTHGGAGLGLSICRDLVRMMGGEISVESVPGKGSTFRFSASFALPEPGAGQAAAAAATAPDDPIPHVSRRCRILVVEDDGTNRIYIQTLLNRLGHHADLAGNGREALDALAREDYDLVLLDCRMPVMDGFEAIALIRDPASAVRNHRVPVLAITANAMKGDREQCLAAGMDAYLSKPFEFSDFARIVNGMLAVAGCDGHAVRQEEACMRTVAFDRDALERRMLHNPELIRTITGMFLDDVPNRLAGIAASLAAGDMSGLALHAHTIKGLAATCGAGCLQESAVAVERAATAGNLEEVQRLVVELERRYRLVGEAMKTMA; encoded by the coding sequence ATGTCGTTGAAGCGCCGGAGCATTATCATTGGCGTCTGTCTGGTGGCACTGATCGGCGTATGGGGGATGTTGGCCCTGCATCTCTTCCATGACTGCCGCCAGGCCATCGCCGCTGTGGAGTCCACTGCCGCCATCCCGGCCCGTGCCGTTGACGGGCATGGTGTCAACAGCGGGCACACCATCGGCAACCTGCTGGTGGCGCTGCTGTTCTCCTGCCTGATCGTCGTAGCCACCCGCCTGCTGCTGCGCAGCGAGTGGCGAAGCAGCGCGACCCGGGCGGAACTGAGCGAGCTGAGTCGCAGTTTTGTTACCCTGCTGGAGCATACGACGGACTTCATCTGTTTCAAGGACCGGGAAGGACGATTTATCTACTGCAGCCAGCCCATGGCCCGGATAACCGGCCACCGTCACTGGCGGGAGATGATCGGCAAGCACGCCAGGGAGGTGTTTCCGGAGGAGATGGCGCGCATCTATGAAGAGGAAGAAGCCGCTGTGTTCGCGAACGGCCTGCCGCTGCTTAACAGGGTTGATCCCTACTTCGATGAGCAGGGGCGCAGGGGGTGGGTCAATACCAATAAATGGCCGCTTTTCGACGAGCAGGGGCAGGTGAACGGCATTTTCGGCATCAGCCGGACCGTGACCGAACAGCACCGTCGTGAGCTGATCATGCAGGCACGGCTGCGGCTGCTGGAGTACTCGTTCAGCCATACGCTGGACGACCTGTTGCGCAAAGTGCTGGACGAGGCGGAACTTCTGACCGACAGCCGCATCGGTTTTTTTCACTTTTTCGACGAGGACGGCAACAACCTGCACCTGCAGGCATGGAGCACCGCCACTGTTACACCGTTCTGTAGCGCCGAAGCCAAGGGACAGCACTATCCCTTGGAAAAGGCCGGGGTCTGGGCCGATTGCGCCCGGGAACGCCGGCCGGTTATCCATAACGACTATCCCGCCCTGCCCAACGGCCACGGGCTGCCCGACGGACATGTGCCGGTACGGCGAGAGCTGACCGTACCGCTTGTGCGCGACGACCGCGTGGTGGCGGTCATTGGCGTCGGTAACAAACCCGATAACTACACCGATGATGATGTGGCGGCCGTGACCCAGCTGGCGGATGTGACCTGGGAGATTGTCCTGGCCCGGCGGGCTCAGGATGCGTTGCAGGAGGCAAAACAGGCGGCCGAGGATGCCAACGTGGCCAAGAGCCGCTTCCTTGCCACCATGAGCCATGAACTGCGCACACCGCTCAACGGCATTATCGGCATGGCGGCAGTGATGCTGGAGACCGAACCGCAGGGCGAGCGGCGCACCCGGCTTGAAATCATCCGCTCCTGCGCCCTGAGCCTACTGGAGATCATCAGCGATGTGCTGGAGTTCGCCCGGTTGGAGGCCCACAAGGTCGAGCTGGAGATCAGCCCGTTCAACCTCGCCACCGAACTGCACGAAAGCGTGGAGATGCTGCGCTACCAGGCGGAGCAGCGGGGGCTCACGTTGCAGTATTATCAGCATGCCGGCCTGCCCGCCATGCTGCTGGGAGACGCCGGCCGACTGCGCCAAGTGATCGTCAACCTGGTGGGCAATGCCATCAAGTTCACCACAACCGGGAAGATTGACCTGACGGTGCAGCCCGGCGAGGTGCGGGACGGCCGGGTGCGGGTCGACGTTGCCGTCGCCGACAGCGGCATCGGCATGTCGCCGGAACAGTGCGCAACCATCTTTGAGCCCTTTGTCCAGGCCGGCGACAACACCGGCCGCACGCACGGCGGAGCCGGCCTGGGGCTTTCCATCTGCCGTGACCTGGTCCGGATGATGGGGGGGGAAATCAGTGTCGAGAGTGTTCCGGGAAAAGGCTCCACCTTCCGGTTTTCGGCCAGCTTCGCCCTCCCGGAACCGGGGGCGGGGCAGGCGGCCGCCGCCGCTGCGACCGCGCCGGATGACCCAATTCCGCATGTGTCGAGACGCTGCCGGATCCTGGTGGTTGAAGACGACGGAACCAATCGTATCTACATCCAGACGCTCCTGAACCGGTTAGGGCATCACGCCGACCTGGCCGGTAACGGGCGTGAGGCCCTCGACGCACTTGCGCGCGAGGACTACGACCTGGTGTTGCTGGACTGCCGGATGCCGGTGATGGACGGGTTCGAGGCCATCGCCCTCATTCGCGATCCGGCGTCGGCGGTCCGGAATCATCGGGTTCCGGTACTGGCCATTACCGCCAATGCCATGAAAGGCGACCGGGAACAGTGCCTGGCTGCCGGGATGGACGCCTATCTCTCCAAGCCGTTCGAGTTCTCGGACTTCGCACGGATCGTGAACGGCATGCTGGCAGTGGCGGGCTGCGACGGGCATGCGGTACGGCAGGAGGAGGCGTGCATGCGCACCGTCGCCTTTGACCGGGACGCCCTGGAGCGCCGTATGCTGCACAACCCGGAGCTGATACGGACCATCACCGGCATGTTTCTGGACGACGTGCCCAACAGGCTTGCCGGGATCGCCGCGAGTCTTGCCGCGGGAGACATGTCAGGGCTGGCGTTGCATGCCCATACCATCAAGGGGCTTGCCGCCACCTGCGGCGCCGGGTGTCTGCAGGAAAGTGCCGTTGCTGTGGAACGGGCTGCGACGGCGGGGAACCTGGAAGAGGTGCAGCGGCTGGTGGTGGAGTTGGAACGGCGCTATCGGCTGGTGGGAGAGGCGATGAAAACGATGGCGTGA
- a CDS encoding HD-GYP domain-containing protein — protein sequence MKHRHQQQDTAAESYSRLQSLMQLTALINSSLDPAEVRRMAVEAVPRCVNADVASLLLIDEVTGELYFEVASGASGETLKSIRLRPGEGIAGWVARRGGAIIVDDVRNDRRFTSSVDNRTGYETRNMIVAPVATGEKLWGVLQVINKLEGRFTEDDLDLVRTLANQVAIAIENASIYQELRNTFLGVTTALAEALEKRDAYTAGHTRRVHDYSLLIARRLDLAEAELDNLRLAAILHDIGKIGVSDQVLRKPGRLDPLEFEEMCCHPAAGSEILKHLPRLDGVVPGVLHHHEQYDGNGYPARLRGEEIPLLARIIGVADAFDAMTSDRPYRSALPVETAIAELERCKGAQFDPESVDALVAAWRAGELAPMLSSC from the coding sequence ATGAAACATCGCCACCAGCAGCAGGACACGGCCGCTGAGTCCTACTCCCGGCTCCAGTCGCTGATGCAGCTCACGGCACTGATCAACTCATCCCTTGATCCGGCGGAAGTACGCCGGATGGCGGTAGAAGCGGTGCCCCGCTGCGTCAACGCCGATGTGGCCAGCCTGTTGTTGATCGACGAGGTGACCGGTGAGTTGTACTTTGAAGTGGCAAGCGGCGCAAGCGGCGAAACCCTGAAGAGCATCCGGCTGCGGCCGGGCGAGGGGATCGCCGGATGGGTGGCACGACGTGGTGGCGCGATCATCGTCGACGATGTCCGTAACGACCGCCGCTTCACGTCGTCGGTGGATAACAGGACCGGCTACGAAACCCGGAACATGATTGTCGCGCCGGTGGCAACCGGCGAGAAGCTGTGGGGGGTGCTGCAGGTCATCAACAAGCTTGAGGGGAGGTTCACGGAGGACGATCTCGACCTGGTGCGGACCCTGGCCAACCAGGTGGCCATCGCCATCGAGAACGCCTCCATCTACCAGGAACTGCGGAACACCTTTCTGGGAGTCACCACCGCCCTGGCGGAAGCGCTGGAAAAACGGGACGCCTACACCGCCGGCCATACCCGGCGGGTGCACGATTACTCCCTGCTGATCGCCCGCCGCCTGGACCTGGCCGAAGCGGAGCTGGACAACCTGCGCCTGGCGGCCATCCTGCACGATATCGGCAAGATCGGGGTTTCCGACCAGGTGCTGCGCAAGCCGGGACGCCTGGATCCCCTCGAATTCGAGGAGATGTGCTGCCACCCCGCCGCCGGCAGCGAAATACTCAAGCACCTGCCCCGCCTTGACGGGGTTGTGCCGGGCGTTCTCCACCATCACGAACAGTACGACGGCAACGGCTATCCCGCACGGCTGCGAGGCGAGGAAATTCCGTTACTCGCCCGGATCATCGGCGTGGCGGACGCCTTTGACGCCATGACCTCGGATCGTCCCTACCGGTCGGCACTTCCCGTCGAGACCGCCATCGCCGAACTTGAACGCTGCAAGGGAGCCCAGTTCGATCCGGAATCAGTGGACGCCCTCGTCGCCGCCTGGCGGGCAGGCGAGCTCGCCCCGATGCTCTCCTCCTGCTAG
- the mazG gene encoding nucleoside triphosphate pyrophosphohydrolase, with amino-acid sequence MQNEERGFDTLLAIMRRLRGPGGCPWDAEQTHDSLKRYLLEEAYEVIEAIDTGNDELLKEELGDLLLQPVFHTVIAEEEGRFTMAEVVAALCDKLVRRHPHVFGDLEIADSEAQVANWEKIKKEEKGEERRSAIAGVPAHLPALLKAQKITEKAARVGFDWEHVDQVKAKVMEELHEFEEALAERNQQRMTDELGDLLFAIVNLGRFLAVDTEEALRRTIARFQGRFEYVEDCLHGQGRHMQDATLAQMDLLWNEAKERERQGDRGKSDEL; translated from the coding sequence ATGCAGAACGAAGAACGTGGATTTGATACCCTGCTGGCCATCATGCGTCGCTTGCGCGGCCCCGGCGGCTGTCCCTGGGATGCGGAGCAGACCCATGACAGTCTGAAACGCTACCTGCTTGAGGAAGCGTACGAGGTGATCGAGGCCATCGATACCGGGAACGACGAACTGCTCAAGGAGGAACTGGGAGACCTGCTGCTGCAGCCGGTTTTTCATACCGTCATTGCCGAGGAAGAGGGGCGCTTCACCATGGCCGAAGTTGTCGCCGCGCTTTGCGACAAGCTGGTGCGTCGTCATCCCCATGTCTTCGGCGACCTGGAGATTGCCGATAGCGAGGCCCAGGTGGCCAACTGGGAAAAGATCAAAAAGGAGGAGAAAGGGGAGGAACGGCGCTCGGCCATTGCCGGGGTGCCCGCCCATCTGCCGGCCCTGCTCAAGGCCCAGAAGATCACCGAGAAGGCTGCCCGTGTCGGTTTCGACTGGGAGCATGTGGATCAGGTCAAGGCCAAGGTTATGGAAGAACTGCACGAGTTCGAGGAAGCCCTGGCCGAAAGAAACCAGCAACGGATGACCGATGAACTGGGAGACCTCTTGTTCGCCATTGTCAATCTGGGCCGTTTTCTGGCCGTTGATACGGAGGAGGCACTGCGCAGGACCATTGCCCGGTTTCAGGGGAGGTTCGAGTATGTCGAGGATTGTTTGCATGGGCAGGGACGCCATATGCAGGATGCCACCCTGGCGCAAATGGACCTGCTTTGGAATGAGGCAAAAGAGCGGGAGCGGCAGGGCGATCGGGGTAAATCTGACGAATTGTAA
- a CDS encoding methylated-DNA--[protein]-cysteine S-methyltransferase, producing the protein METWIVPYTTAVGTGWVEVSDKGICRVFLPTEEAPGGTRASGPAPAHAAQAADQLQRYFAGQLRRFDLPLDIGSLTPFQERVLAVACRIPYGTVISYRRLAELAGHPKAARAAGGVMAANRLPVIIPCHRVVSSTGALTGYSGAGGISCKKLLLTMEGVEFRGEKNCRIFDSY; encoded by the coding sequence ATGGAAACATGGATCGTACCCTATACGACTGCCGTGGGAACGGGCTGGGTGGAAGTCAGCGACAAGGGAATCTGTCGAGTGTTCCTGCCGACGGAAGAAGCTCCCGGCGGAACGCGTGCATCGGGCCCCGCCCCCGCGCACGCGGCGCAGGCGGCGGATCAGCTGCAGCGTTACTTTGCCGGCCAACTGCGGCGGTTCGACCTGCCTCTGGACATCGGCAGCCTCACCCCGTTTCAGGAACGGGTACTGGCCGTGGCCTGCCGTATCCCCTACGGCACGGTGATCAGCTACCGCCGGCTGGCGGAACTGGCCGGCCACCCCAAGGCGGCACGGGCGGCGGGCGGTGTCATGGCGGCCAACCGGCTGCCGGTGATCATCCCCTGCCATCGGGTGGTCTCGTCTACGGGGGCTCTCACCGGCTACAGCGGCGCCGGGGGGATTTCTTGCAAAAAACTCCTATTAACCATGGAAGGGGTTGAATTCAGGGGGGAGAAAAACTGCCGGATTTTTGACAGTTATTAA
- the murJ gene encoding murein biosynthesis integral membrane protein MurJ, translating to MSEKSGILKAAGVLGSATMLSRILGMVRDMVVARLFGAGMATDAFFAAFQIPNLLRRFFAEGALTSAFVPTFSETLVQEGEERARELANLCFTLLTLVVAVVTLLGIVFSPLLVHLMFPGFTAVPGKFELTVLLNRVMFPYLFFISLVALCMGILNTLRHFFTPAISTVFLNLSMIVCALALRPFYQYPITALAVGVLLGGLIQLVMQLPVLWKMGYPVRPRFDFRDPKLRRIALLLAPATLGVGVYYLNITVGNILASLLPQGSVSYLYYAQRLFEFPQGVFTVSVAQAVLPALSRQAAEGDLDAMKETLNYGVRLTLFITIPALVGLTVCAEPLMVLLFMGGQFDHNMAVQAARALIYYSLGLSCVALVRVVAPAFYALQDTRTPVLAAFVAFLLNLGFSLALMGPLQHGGLALASSLSALGNMGLLFWLLRRRVGSLGGKRLLRTALLAACASLPMGALTWWLMGRADWSQPGMKLLKSAHLAGGVALAIACYLLAARLLRSEEATEMIALVRRKLAR from the coding sequence ATGTCTGAGAAAAGCGGTATCCTGAAAGCGGCCGGGGTGCTGGGCTCGGCCACCATGCTCTCACGCATCCTGGGGATGGTGCGGGACATGGTGGTGGCGCGCCTGTTCGGCGCCGGCATGGCAACGGACGCCTTTTTCGCCGCCTTCCAGATCCCCAACCTGCTGCGTCGCTTCTTTGCCGAGGGGGCGCTCACCTCGGCCTTTGTCCCCACTTTTTCGGAAACCCTCGTGCAGGAGGGGGAGGAACGGGCCCGGGAGCTGGCCAACCTCTGCTTCACCCTGCTCACCCTGGTGGTGGCCGTGGTCACCCTGCTGGGAATCGTCTTTTCACCGCTTTTGGTGCACCTGATGTTTCCCGGTTTCACCGCCGTGCCGGGTAAGTTCGAACTGACCGTGCTGCTCAACCGGGTGATGTTCCCCTACCTGTTCTTCATCTCCCTGGTGGCGCTCTGCATGGGGATTCTCAACACCCTGCGCCACTTTTTCACCCCGGCCATCTCCACGGTGTTCCTGAACCTCTCCATGATCGTTTGCGCCCTGGCCTTGCGGCCGTTCTATCAGTACCCGATCACCGCCCTGGCGGTGGGGGTGCTGTTGGGGGGGCTGATCCAACTGGTCATGCAACTGCCGGTGCTCTGGAAGATGGGGTATCCGGTCCGGCCCCGCTTTGACTTCCGTGACCCGAAACTGCGCAGGATCGCCCTGTTGCTGGCCCCGGCCACCTTGGGGGTAGGGGTCTACTACCTGAATATCACGGTGGGGAACATCCTGGCTTCGCTGCTCCCCCAGGGGTCGGTCTCCTACCTCTACTACGCCCAGCGGCTGTTCGAATTCCCCCAGGGGGTGTTCACGGTCTCGGTGGCCCAGGCGGTGTTGCCCGCCTTAAGCCGCCAGGCGGCGGAGGGAGATCTCGACGCCATGAAGGAGACCCTTAACTACGGCGTGCGACTCACCCTGTTCATCACCATCCCCGCACTGGTGGGGCTGACGGTTTGCGCCGAGCCGCTGATGGTGCTGCTCTTCATGGGGGGGCAGTTCGATCACAACATGGCGGTACAGGCGGCACGGGCGCTGATCTACTACTCCCTCGGTCTCTCCTGCGTAGCGTTAGTGCGGGTGGTGGCCCCGGCTTTCTACGCCCTGCAGGATACCCGGACCCCGGTGCTGGCTGCCTTTGTCGCGTTCCTGCTCAACCTGGGGTTCAGCCTGGCCCTGATGGGACCGTTGCAGCATGGCGGCCTGGCCCTGGCCTCGTCGTTGTCGGCGCTGGGCAACATGGGGCTCCTCTTCTGGCTGCTGCGTCGCAGGGTCGGCTCACTGGGGGGGAAACGGTTGCTGCGCACCGCCCTGCTGGCCGCCTGCGCTTCGCTGCCCATGGGAGCGCTCACCTGGTGGCTGATGGGACGGGCAGACTGGTCACAGCCGGGGATGAAGCTGCTGAAGAGCGCTCACCTGGCCGGCGGCGTTGCACTGGCCATAGCCTGCTACCTGTTGGCGGCCCGGCTACTGCGTTCCGAAGAGGCAACTGAGATGATCGCCCTGGTGCGTCGGAAGCTGGCACGCTGA
- a CDS encoding BRO-N domain-containing protein, translated as MTAKELVKLAVFEGKQIRKTIHNDEWWFAIIDVVDVLTGSSLPKRYWSDLKKKLTFEGVIEPYDKIVRLKMPASDGKQRDTDCANTEGMFRIIQSIPSPKAEPFKRWLAQVGYERIQEIENPELAQQRMKELYEQKGYPKDWIDKRLRGIAIRQNLTDEWQERGITTERAFSILTAEIARATFGMTPSEHKQFKGLSRPQDNLRDHMTDLELIFTMLGEKVTTEISQTEKPDTFDANKKVAKRGGRVAGTARRETEKELGRSVVSNNNFLGDRDKQLTDEDPDV; from the coding sequence ATGACAGCGAAAGAACTCGTCAAATTGGCTGTTTTTGAAGGTAAACAGATTCGCAAGACCATCCATAATGATGAATGGTGGTTTGCAATTATTGATGTGGTTGACGTCTTAACCGGAAGCTCCCTTCCCAAAAGATACTGGAGCGATCTTAAAAAGAAGCTGACATTTGAGGGAGTTATCGAACCGTACGATAAAATCGTACGATTGAAAATGCCTGCCTCTGATGGAAAACAGCGTGATACCGACTGCGCCAACACCGAAGGGATGTTCCGCATCATCCAGTCCATCCCGTCCCCCAAGGCCGAACCGTTCAAGCGCTGGTTGGCCCAGGTGGGCTATGAGCGGATTCAGGAGATTGAAAACCCGGAGCTGGCCCAGCAGCGGATGAAGGAGTTGTACGAGCAGAAAGGCTATCCCAAGGACTGGATCGACAAACGGCTGCGGGGAATCGCCATCCGCCAGAACCTGACCGATGAATGGCAGGAACGGGGTATCACCACCGAACGTGCGTTCAGTATCCTGACCGCCGAGATAGCCAGGGCCACCTTCGGTATGACGCCGTCTGAACACAAGCAGTTCAAAGGCCTCTCCCGGCCCCAGGACAACCTGCGCGACCACATGACCGATCTGGAACTGATCTTCACCATGCTGGGCGAAAAAGTAACCACGGAAATTTCACAGACAGAGAAACCGGACACCTTTGACGCCAACAAAAAGGTTGCCAAACGTGGCGGCAGGGTGGCCGGCACGGCTCGCAGGGAGACGGAAAAGGAGTTGGGGCGCAGCGTGGTAAGCAACAACAACTTTCTGGGCGACCGGGACAAACAGCTGACCGACGAGGACCCCGATGTCTGA